GGTGTCGCTGAGCGCCCACCGGTCGAAGTAGACCGACTGGTCCTGTGGCGAGGTCCAACTGCCCCCGAAGTAGGCGTTGAACCAGTAGTTACACCCGAGCGAGAGGTCTTCGGTGAACCGCATCCCCGACTTGTCGAGTTGTAACTCGTCGTTGACCCACATCTTGAGTTGGCCGTCGGCGTTCGCCGACCCGCCGTCGACCGAGTTCAGTTTGATGTATTGGCCGACCTTCACCCACTCGCCCGTCGGAACGGTCGCCGCCCAGAAGTGGTCGCCGTACGTTCCGCCTTGGTCCATGTGGTAGGTGTAGTAGCCGATTTTGACCCCGTTGCTCGGCGAACCGTCGAAGGTCGCGCGGGCCGACCACCCGTTCGTCCCGTCGGCGGGTTCGCCGCCCTTCGCACCGCCGGGTTCGATGTTCGCGGGACCGGGAAGTTTCCCGGTCCGGCCGGTGAACCCCGACGAGAACCGCACCCACGCGTTCGCGTACAGTTCGGTGGTTTCGGAGTCTAAGTCACCCGCATCCACCGGGTCGTATATCGCGGCCATCCCGTAGTGGCTTCCCTCGGGGAAACTGACGCGGAGCGCGTTACTCCCGTCTTTCACGGGGTCGCTCACTCGCTCGTCGTACGTGCCCTGTTGCCATGCGTTCGTGAAGATGTCTCCGTACCCCGACTCGTCGAACTCCTCGTAAACGAGGTCACTGGTGCTACTCGCGGCCGAACTCGCTGAACTTGCGGCGTTCAGTCCGGCGACGGATGCGGCGGCCGCACCCGCGAGTTGGAGGTAACTCCGCCGGTCGAGTAGCGATGTCTCTGATTCGGACTCGCGTGCCGTTTCGTCGCGTGCCATGCAGTTTTCAATGCTTTGTAGACATTTTAAATATTTACCGAAACGTCTCGTTTGGTGTTGGTGAGTTGTGAGGTGCGCACTTTCGTCTAGACGTTTCTCGTCGCTGTCGGACGCCGACCGCCAGCACAGTTAAGCGCGGAGGAGTCGTACCGCCACGCCGACGCAGGTCAGTATGTCAGGGGGTAGACCGACGGTTCTGGGGTTCACCGACATGCGGTCCGAGGAGTTAGTGACGCCGCTGGAAGCCACGAACGCGCCCGGCCGAATCCTCTCGTTCGAGGGGACGGGTCCAGTCGCCAAGTTCGTCCGCGCAGTCGTCCGTGGAGTCGGCGTCTTCCGCGAGTCGGAGGTGGACGCGATACTGCTCTACAACGGAACCGGGGTCCTCGGTCTGGTCTCCGTGTTACTCGCGGGTCTCTATCGGGTACCCCTCGTCGTGCGGGTGAACGGGGACATCTACCGACAGCACGCCGACAGATTGGACGAACTCCGGAGCGACGACGAGTACGCCCGCACCGCGGTGTTCCTGCTCTACCACCTCCTGACGCGTCTCACGTATCGGGTCGCCACCGGCTACGTGACCGTCTCCGAGGACCTGCGCGAGCGAATCGAGTTCGGAACGACCTACCCGAACCGGGCGACCGCGACGGTGTACAACCCCGTGGACGCGGCGGAGTTCCGGAACGCCGACCGACCGGACGAGTCGGATGTAGACCTCGCCGGGAACCGCGTCCTCGTCACCGTGACCAACCTCGATTTCGAGGGCAAGTGTCGCGGCACGGTCGAAATCATCGACGCCGTAGCCGACGTACTCGCCGAGAACGACGACGTGACCTACGTGGTCGCTGGCGACGGGACGTATCTCGACGCGCTCGAAACCTACGTCGAGACCCGCGTCCCGGACGAGACCGCCGAGCGAATCCACCTGTTGGGATACGTAGACGACGTTCCCTCGCTACTCGCCGCGGCCGACGTGTTCGTCTACAAGTCGTACATCGACGGCTATCCGAACGTGATTCTCGAAGCGCAGGCCGCCGGACTCCCGGTAATCGCAAACCCGGCGTACGGCATCGGCGAGCAGATTTCCCACGGCAGGACGGGACTGCTTGTCCCGGACGACGGCGACGCGAGTTACCGGCGAGCGGTCGAGAAACTCCTCGCCGACGAGTCGTTACGCGAGCGATTAGGACGGAACGCGGCGCGGACGGTTCGGGACGAGAACGCTCACGAGCGAGTCGGCGACGAACTACTCGCCGCCGTCTCCCGCATCGTAGCGCGACGGTAACGACTCCATACCGGACCGTAACTTCCGTGGCGTCGGCGTCGGTCGCTCGCCCGGGCGTGTAACCGAGGCCCAGATATAAGACGCGCCGTGTGGTTAGCCAATCAACCGACTGGGGGAGAATGACTGGGGATATTTCGAACACCGAGAAGTTGGCCGCGCTTCGAGAGATACTGACGTACCGACCGCTCCTGATGGGGTCGATACTGACCCTCGGGGTCGTCGCCGCGCTCCTCGAAGGCATCGGACTCAGCTTTCTGATTCCGATAATCGAGATGATTCAATCC
Above is a genomic segment from Halorussus caseinilyticus containing:
- a CDS encoding glycosyltransferase family 4 protein, with translation MSGGRPTVLGFTDMRSEELVTPLEATNAPGRILSFEGTGPVAKFVRAVVRGVGVFRESEVDAILLYNGTGVLGLVSVLLAGLYRVPLVVRVNGDIYRQHADRLDELRSDDEYARTAVFLLYHLLTRLTYRVATGYVTVSEDLRERIEFGTTYPNRATATVYNPVDAAEFRNADRPDESDVDLAGNRVLVTVTNLDFEGKCRGTVEIIDAVADVLAENDDVTYVVAGDGTYLDALETYVETRVPDETAERIHLLGYVDDVPSLLAAADVFVYKSYIDGYPNVILEAQAAGLPVIANPAYGIGEQISHGRTGLLVPDDGDASYRRAVEKLLADESLRERLGRNAARTVRDENAHERVGDELLAAVSRIVARR
- a CDS encoding polysaccharide lyase; translation: MARDETARESESETSLLDRRSYLQLAGAAAASVAGLNAASSASSAASSTSDLVYEEFDESGYGDIFTNAWQQGTYDERVSDPVKDGSNALRVSFPEGSHYGMAAIYDPVDAGDLDSETTELYANAWVRFSSGFTGRTGKLPGPANIEPGGAKGGEPADGTNGWSARATFDGSPSNGVKIGYYTYHMDQGGTYGDHFWAATVPTGEWVKVGQYIKLNSVDGGSANADGQLKMWVNDELQLDKSGMRFTEDLSLGCNYWFNAYFGGSWTSPQDQSVYFDRWALSDTEMPDISGDGSSGGGDTTQGTPFELVADSGTEGLTYEFTVEGNVVKNTSAGDNSAEGNDSVTDNGDGTVTVSGAGGSGYGDAYYVDGTITSMKIDDSKWTLRYDGQEVSVADLVPSNPPTVKKFDVSKSNRLGGDRMFSVRWAASDADKDLDTVEVVVNDGSADVNFAVEDVSGKRASGWELFQFPTGSTMDVRLRVKDSSGNVTKRSQSVSL